The Armatimonadota bacterium DNA window ACCTGGACGCCCGGGAGTGGCTGGCGCTGGCCCCGCTGGCGGCGCTGATGCTGATCTTCGGCCTCTTCCCGCGGCCGCTGCTCGACCTCATCGACGTGGCCATGACCGGATTGGTGACGGCGCTGCGGTGAGGGGCTCGGCGCTGCACGGCACGCGGGGGCGGGCGGGCGTAGGGGGCGGCGGCGCGCCGTCCCGGGAGCGGGCGTGATGCCGCCGGCCGCCGACCTCTGGGCGCTGCTGCCCGAGTTCTGGGTGACCGGGCTCGGCCTGCTCCTGCTGGTGCTGGCCGCGGTCGTGCCGGCCCGCCAGGCCAACCTGGTCGGCTGGGTGGCGGCGGCGGGCCTGCTCCTCGGCCTGATCCCCACCTGGGGGCTGATCGAGACCCTGGGCGGGCCGGGACGGCTGGTCCTGGCTCAGACCTACGCCGTCGACGGCTTCGCCGTCTTCTTCAAGGTCCTCGTCCTGGTGAGCAGCGCGCTGGTCGTGCTGGCGGCGGTGGACTACTTCCGCAGCCCCGGCGAGCCTGCGCCGGCGGCGGCGCCCGGGACGCCCTTCGAGGCCGAGGTCTACGTCCTGATCGTCTTCGCCGCCCTGGCCTTCATCCTCATGGCCGCCAGCGCCGACCTGGTGGTGCTGGCGTTGGCCATCGAGTTCGCCAGCCTGGCCTCCTACGTGCTGGCCGGCTACCTGAAGGGGCACCCGAAGAGCCACGAGGCCGGGCTGAAGTACTTCCTCTACGGCGCGGCCGCCTCGGCGACGATGTTCTACGGTTTCTCCGTCCTCTACGGCCTGGCCGGGTCCACCAACCTCTACACCATCGCCGAGCGGGTGCGCGGAGGGCCGCAGCCGGCGCTCGTGCTGTCGCTGGCGCTCATGCTGGCCGGCTTCGGCTTCAAGGTGGCCATGGTCCCCTTCCACCAGTGGACCCCGGACGTCTACGAGGGGTCTCCCACGCCGGTGGCGGCCTTCCTCTCCGTCGCCTCCAAGGCGGCCGGCTTCGCCGTGCTCCTGCGGGTCGTGGCAGTGGCCATCGCGCCCAGCGGCTTGGACTGGGTGAGCCTGGTGGCGGCGCTGTCGGCGGTCTCCATGGTATTGGGCAACCTCCTGGCGCTCCCCCAGCGCAACATCAAGCGCATGCTCGCCTACTCCACCGTCTCCCACGCCGGCTTCCTGCTCATGGGGGTGGCGGGGTTTGGCGGGGACCTCGGCAACCTGGGCCTCTTGGTCTACCTCTTCGCCTACCTCTTCTCCAACCTGGGGGCGTTCTTCGTGGCCTCCCTCATCGGGACGCAGCTGGGCTCCGACGACATCCCCGACTACGCCGGGCTGAGCCAGCGCGCCCCCGTCCTGGCGTTCCTCATGGCCCTCTTCATGCTCTCCCTCACCGGGATCCCGCCCACCGCCGTCTTCTTCGGCAAGCTCTACGTCTTCGGGGCGGTCCTGGAGCGCAGCCCCCAGCTCCTCTGGCTGGTGGCGGTGGGCGTGGTGAGCAGCGTCATCGCCCTGTACTACTACGTGAGCGTCATCCGGGCGATGTACCTGCTGCCGCCGCGCGACCCCACCCCGGTGCGGGAGCCGGTGGCGCTCGGGGCGGCGCTGTGGGTGGCGGCGCTGGGGACCCTGGTGGTGGGCCTGTGGCCCCAGCCGGTGATCGATCTGGCGCGCACGGCAGTCTTGTTGCTGCGCCTGTAGCGGTCTGCTATCATGACCCCGGTCTCCGGCCGCCCCGGGAGCGCGCTCCCAGGGCGTTTCGGATGTCAAGAGGCCCTTTTTCCCCCAGTGCGCTGCATACACCGACCGACCGGGGGCGCCCGTCGTGCCCGCGGGGCGGGGAAGCCCGGGCCGAGGATGACGGACGGGACCACAGACGAGCGCGTGCCGAGGATGACCGCAGACCGGCCCCGGTCGGCGTGCCGGTCGGGAGCGTGGTGATGGCCCACCAGCGACACCACCGTGAGGACGGCGAGGATGTCCTGCGCCTGATCGCCGAGAAGGAGCGCGAGCTGGAGGCGGCCATGGAGCAGGCCCGTCAGGAGGCCGCCGCCATCGTGGCCGCCGCCCGTGCCGAGGCAGAGGCGATCCGGGCGCGGGCGCGGCAGGAGGCCGAAGCGCTGGCGGCCGAGGCGCGCCGCCGCGCCGAGGCGGAGGTGGCCGCCATCACCGGGGAGGTGCTGGCGCAGGCCCGGCGCGAGGCGGAGGCGATCCGCGCCCGGGCGGCGGAGCGGGCCGACCAGGCCGTGCGGCTGGTGGTCGGGCGCGTCCTGGGCGGCGTGGCGGACGTGGCGCCGGTCCAAAGCGGCGGAGCCGGAGGGGGCGCGGCGTGATCGTCGCCATGAGCCGGGTGCTCGTGATCGGGCCGAAGCGCCTGCTGGCGGCGGTCCTGGAGGAGACGCAGCAGGTGGGGGCGCTCCACGTCGACCGCATCGAGGCGGAGGAGGTCCCGGCGGTGGCGCCGACCGCCGACGAGCACCGCGAGGAGCGGGAGGCGCTGGAACGGCTGCGCCTGCGTGTGGATGGCCTCCTGGGCCTGCTCCCGGGTGCGGCGGAAGAGGCGCTCCCCTCGACGGCGGAGGTCGCCGGCCGGCCGGTGGATGCCCTCGAGGCCGAGGTGGCGGCCATCGAGGCCGAGGTGCAGGCGCTGGTGCGGGCGCGCCTGGAGGCCCAGGACGAGCTCGAGCTCATCCGCAGCTACGAGAGCGCGGTGCGCGTGCTGGCGCCGCTGTTGGGGGCGCTCAGCGGCAGCCGGGCCTTCGAGACGGTCGGCTTCATCCTGCGCACCCGCGACCTGGCCCTCGTCCAGGACTTCCGCCGGCGTCTGGAGGAGCTGACCGAGGGGCGCGTCGAGGTCGTCAGCCGGGTGGTGGAGGAGGGGAAGGTCGGCGTCGTCGTCGCCTTCCTCCGCCGCGACGAGGAGGCGGTACGCAGCTTCCTGGCCCGCGCCGGGGTGAGCGAGCTGCGGCTGCCCAGCCAGTACGCCGACCGGCCCCCCGCCGAGGCCATCCGGGTGATGGAGGAGCGGCGCCGGGTCCTGCCCCAAGAGCTGGCGCGTCTGCAGGGCGAGCTGGCCGCGGCGGCGCGGCGCCACCGGCCGCGTCTCGTGGCCATCCGCGCCGTCCTGCAGGACCGTCTGGCCCGCCTGCAGGTCGTCCCGGCCCTGGCCCAGTCCCGCTACACCTTCATCCTGCACGGGTGGGCGCCCACGCGGCTCGTGGCCACCATCCGCCAGCGGCTGCGCCGCCGCTTCGGCGAGGAGGTCGTCGTCTACGACAGCCCCGCCGACCCCCACGAGGCGGAGCGCGTCCCCGTGCTGCTCGACAACCCCACGCCCATCCGGCCGTTCCAGCTGCTGCTGGGCCTCTTCCCGCCGCCGCGCTACGGCACCTGGGACCCGAGCCCCCTCATCGCCGTCACCTTCCCCATCTTCGTCGGCCTGGTCATCGGGGACGTCGGCTACGGCGCGCTCTTCTTCCTGTTCGGGTGGTGGCTGCGCAACCGCAGCCGCGCCGGGCGCGCCTGGACGGTGCCGGTGCTGGACGTGCGCCTCGACCCGCCGCTGCTCTGGGCGGTCTCCTGGCTGGTCCGGGTGATCGCGGTGTGGGTCATCGCCTTCGGCGTGGTCTACGGCGAAGTCTTCGGCAACCTGCCCGAGCTGTACGCCCATGCCCGCGGCATCGCCTTCCACCCCCTCTTCGACCGGGTGCACGAGCCGGGGACGACGCTCTACTTCCGCGCCATCCTGCTCTTCGGGGTGGTGATGGTCTACCTGGGCCTGGTGGGCCACCTGGTGA harbors:
- a CDS encoding NADH-quinone oxidoreductase subunit N; amino-acid sequence: MPPAADLWALLPEFWVTGLGLLLLVLAAVVPARQANLVGWVAAAGLLLGLIPTWGLIETLGGPGRLVLAQTYAVDGFAVFFKVLVLVSSALVVLAAVDYFRSPGEPAPAAAPGTPFEAEVYVLIVFAALAFILMAASADLVVLALAIEFASLASYVLAGYLKGHPKSHEAGLKYFLYGAAASATMFYGFSVLYGLAGSTNLYTIAERVRGGPQPALVLSLALMLAGFGFKVAMVPFHQWTPDVYEGSPTPVAAFLSVASKAAGFAVLLRVVAVAIAPSGLDWVSLVAALSAVSMVLGNLLALPQRNIKRMLAYSTVSHAGFLLMGVAGFGGDLGNLGLLVYLFAYLFSNLGAFFVASLIGTQLGSDDIPDYAGLSQRAPVLAFLMALFMLSLTGIPPTAVFFGKLYVFGAVLERSPQLLWLVAVGVVSSVIALYYYVSVIRAMYLLPPRDPTPVREPVALGAALWVAALGTLVVGLWPQPVIDLARTAVLLLRL
- a CDS encoding V-type ATPase subunit subunit G family protein; translated protein: MAHQRHHREDGEDVLRLIAEKERELEAAMEQARQEAAAIVAAARAEAEAIRARARQEAEALAAEARRRAEAEVAAITGEVLAQARREAEAIRARAAERADQAVRLVVGRVLGGVADVAPVQSGGAGGGAA
- a CDS encoding V-type ATPase 116kDa subunit family protein; protein product: MIVAMSRVLVIGPKRLLAAVLEETQQVGALHVDRIEAEEVPAVAPTADEHREEREALERLRLRVDGLLGLLPGAAEEALPSTAEVAGRPVDALEAEVAAIEAEVQALVRARLEAQDELELIRSYESAVRVLAPLLGALSGSRAFETVGFILRTRDLALVQDFRRRLEELTEGRVEVVSRVVEEGKVGVVVAFLRRDEEAVRSFLARAGVSELRLPSQYADRPPAEAIRVMEERRRVLPQELARLQGELAAAARRHRPRLVAIRAVLQDRLARLQVVPALAQSRYTFILHGWAPTRLVATIRQRLRRRFGEEVVVYDSPADPHEAERVPVLLDNPTPIRPFQLLLGLFPPPRYGTWDPSPLIAVTFPIFVGLVIGDVGYGALFFLFGWWLRNRSRAGRAWTVPVLDVRLDPPLLWAVSWLVRVIAVWVIAFGVVYGEVFGNLPELYAHARGIAFHPLFDRVHEPGTTLYFRAILLFGVVMVYLGLVGHLVMALRHRHLEGVFESLVLIGASGALLLFLGTQAQMLPAALAPWSLYLLLAAVGSVVAFGVASRRPRGMAAGLLWFLESFTAFGHILSHARLMAFGLAAAALAIAANQLGPEMVAQFGLPGIVGAVVATLLAGLFQVLFFLFTIIGHLIQPARLHWIEFLTKVKYHDETGRPYEPLRSAASPRS